Proteins encoded in a region of the Desulfovibrio sp. X2 genome:
- a CDS encoding methyl-accepting chemotaxis protein: MEERSTALSLSPHLREETESLISSVGAIVPSTEAEFLELGRHLQDFWERSASLSRLAAECASLTSGEDMERSVSALGRELGRLGDMCRIDSGNDSLQQFERITKVVADLGSVLGDFGRIVRKLQMLGISTRIESARLGNTGRGFNTLADDVEKLGLTIVEHSAKITDKSNILSRHLASARERTATILASQSDCAESLVTTVRTNMDSLMRLAENSRQVAARLPERTAGIESAIAEIVRSLQFHDIVRQQVEHVEHAMRDALEEMGRLTSRSSEEEALGAVSFCADVSEVQLQQMVSARDAFVEAVDSVIANLGEVAGSVHDIVSDIAGSAGDQGADDILRRTGTSIEEVMGGIREFAQQGHSMAETMREVADTVGEMADFVSDIEEVGEEIELIALNASIKAAHTGSEGAALGVLAMAIQALSVEARDKTSRVSDILTTISEVSDRLQSNASTSIKTQEVDGILGKFREMTADIGSTNQKVGSCLDGLSEQGNSLAEDLVRRANEVEFHHRVGDGLHAAEVRTQAMLERIRTELPTMERGRQPERLRAMLDRYTMEAERDVYRKALGGGEAGASCLNEDEDACTGEFGNNVELF, translated from the coding sequence ATGGAAGAACGCAGCACCGCTCTCTCGCTTTCCCCTCATCTGCGGGAAGAGACGGAATCCCTGATCAGCAGCGTCGGTGCCATCGTGCCGTCCACGGAGGCGGAATTTCTCGAGCTCGGCAGGCACCTCCAGGATTTCTGGGAGCGGTCCGCGAGCCTCTCCCGCCTGGCAGCAGAATGCGCTTCCCTGACCTCGGGCGAGGACATGGAGCGCTCAGTGTCCGCCCTTGGTCGTGAACTCGGCCGCCTGGGCGACATGTGCCGCATCGATTCCGGCAACGACAGTCTGCAGCAGTTCGAGCGCATCACCAAGGTCGTCGCAGACCTCGGATCGGTGCTCGGCGATTTCGGCCGCATCGTGCGCAAGCTGCAGATGCTCGGCATCTCCACGCGCATCGAATCCGCCCGTCTGGGGAACACCGGACGCGGCTTCAACACCCTGGCCGACGACGTGGAGAAACTCGGCCTGACCATCGTCGAGCATTCCGCCAAGATCACCGACAAATCGAACATCCTGAGTCGGCATCTCGCTTCGGCGCGGGAACGCACGGCCACCATCCTGGCCAGCCAGAGCGACTGCGCCGAGAGCCTGGTGACCACCGTCCGGACGAACATGGACAGCCTGATGAGGCTGGCGGAGAACTCCCGCCAGGTCGCGGCCAGGCTGCCGGAGCGCACGGCCGGGATCGAGTCCGCAATCGCCGAGATAGTGCGCAGCCTCCAGTTCCACGACATCGTCCGCCAGCAGGTGGAGCACGTGGAGCACGCCATGCGCGACGCCCTGGAGGAAATGGGACGCCTTACGTCCCGGTCTTCGGAGGAGGAAGCCCTCGGGGCCGTTTCCTTCTGCGCGGACGTCTCCGAGGTGCAGCTGCAGCAGATGGTCTCTGCCCGCGACGCCTTCGTCGAGGCCGTGGACAGCGTCATCGCCAACCTCGGCGAGGTCGCCGGGTCCGTGCACGACATCGTGAGCGACATCGCCGGGTCCGCGGGAGACCAGGGCGCAGACGACATTCTGCGGCGCACGGGCACGAGCATCGAAGAAGTCATGGGCGGCATCCGTGAGTTCGCGCAGCAGGGGCACAGCATGGCCGAGACCATGCGCGAGGTCGCGGACACGGTGGGCGAGATGGCCGATTTCGTCTCGGACATCGAGGAGGTGGGGGAGGAGATCGAGCTCATCGCCCTGAACGCCTCCATCAAGGCCGCCCATACCGGCAGCGAGGGCGCCGCGCTCGGTGTCCTGGCCATGGCCATCCAGGCGCTGTCCGTGGAGGCGCGCGACAAGACGAGCCGCGTCTCGGACATCCTGACAACCATTTCCGAGGTTTCGGACAGGCTGCAGAGCAACGCCTCCACCTCGATCAAGACGCAGGAGGTGGACGGGATCCTGGGCAAGTTCCGCGAGATGACGGCCGACATCGGCAGCACCAACCAGAAGGTGGGCAGTTGCCTTGACGGGCTGTCGGAACAGGGCAACTCCCTGGCCGAGGACCTCGTGCGACGCGCCAACGAGGTGGAGTTCCACCACCGGGTGGGCGACGGCCTGCATGCCGCCGAGGTGCGGACCCAGGCCATGCTCGAGCGCATCCGCACGGAGCTGCCGACAATGGAGCGGGGCCGCCAGCCGGAACGCTTGCGCGCGATGCTCGACCGCTACACCATGGAGGCCGAGCGCGATGTCTACCGCAAGGCCCTGGGAGGCGGTGAGGCGGGTGCGAGCTGCCTGAACGAGGACGAGGACGCCTGCACGGGCGAGTTCGGGAACAACGTGGAGCTTTTCTGA
- a CDS encoding methyltransferase domain-containing protein, with protein sequence MQHSRQELLKEAEQRLASLGQERIWRPVFAPDGRQLAEGTGADDDGLPPDLAGLDFTGKNVVDIGCNLGHFSFLAAEHGAASVLGIDMDEEVVACARVLARLRGADNVSFLAADVLGASAPAPDGRTFDTSMMIDIIGRGSVRKGLAGSFLDAAARLASHEMIHTMRPIYSFKELGVSGADLARFYPERFLREERFDLLAFALDRFAVKWSAELLTREADLTQRYKYLVRFTRI encoded by the coding sequence ATGCAGCACTCGCGTCAGGAGCTCCTGAAGGAGGCCGAACAGCGCCTCGCGTCCCTGGGCCAGGAGCGCATCTGGCGCCCCGTCTTCGCCCCGGACGGCAGGCAGCTGGCAGAGGGCACCGGAGCGGACGACGACGGATTGCCGCCCGATCTGGCCGGGCTCGACTTCACGGGCAAGAACGTCGTGGACATCGGCTGCAACCTCGGCCACTTCTCGTTCCTGGCCGCGGAACACGGCGCCGCGAGCGTGCTCGGCATCGACATGGACGAGGAGGTGGTGGCCTGCGCCCGGGTCCTGGCCCGCCTCCGCGGCGCGGACAACGTCTCCTTCCTGGCCGCCGACGTCCTCGGCGCCTCGGCCCCCGCTCCGGACGGCCGCACCTTCGACACCTCCATGATGATCGACATCATCGGCCGCGGCAGCGTGCGCAAGGGCCTCGCCGGCAGCTTCCTGGACGCCGCCGCCCGCCTCGCCTCGCACGAGATGATCCACACCATGCGCCCCATCTATTCGTTCAAGGAACTCGGCGTGAGCGGCGCGGATCTCGCTCGCTTCTATCCCGAGCGCTTCCTGCGCGAGGAGCGCTTCGACCTGCTCGCCTTCGCCCTGGACCGCTTCGCGGTAAAATGGTCCGCCGAACTCCTGACCCGGGAAGCGGACCTCACGCAACGCTACAAGTATCTCGTGCGCTTCACCAGAATCTGA
- a CDS encoding methyltransferase domain-containing protein, with amino-acid sequence MSGSGNGWRRRLDGWTKALSRDETARLRRMLAPFPRSCRVVEVGSGLGRKLLLLRDMGFTDLCGIERNPDVAQRARDKGLHVLSPEGAEPELLQRPADLLLLSHVVEHFAWDGLSEFMNHYLNFLRVGGHCCIVSPLAHDRFWIDFDHVKPYPPQAIKLFFGENDEQVQAYSPHTLKLRDVDFRRSPWRITYSRALLLKKGDLAPRLANLALAAAFRVSGKLLGRTTGWLGLFEKTR; translated from the coding sequence ATGAGCGGATCGGGCAATGGATGGCGCAGGCGGCTGGACGGCTGGACCAAGGCCCTGTCGCGCGACGAGACGGCTCGCCTGCGCCGGATGCTTGCGCCGTTTCCCCGCTCCTGCCGGGTGGTGGAGGTCGGCTCCGGCCTCGGCCGCAAGCTCCTGCTGCTGCGGGACATGGGCTTCACCGACCTCTGCGGCATCGAACGCAATCCCGACGTGGCGCAACGGGCGAGGGACAAGGGGCTTCACGTCCTTTCCCCGGAGGGGGCCGAACCGGAGCTCCTGCAGCGACCGGCCGATCTTCTGCTGCTCTCGCACGTGGTGGAGCACTTCGCCTGGGACGGGCTGAGCGAATTCATGAACCACTACTTGAACTTTTTGCGCGTCGGCGGGCACTGCTGCATCGTCTCGCCGCTCGCGCACGACCGCTTCTGGATCGACTTCGACCACGTGAAGCCCTATCCGCCGCAGGCCATCAAGCTCTTCTTCGGCGAGAACGACGAGCAGGTGCAGGCCTATTCCCCCCATACCCTGAAGCTGCGCGACGTGGATTTCCGCAGGAGCCCCTGGCGCATCACCTACAGCCGCGCCCTGCTGCTGAAAAAAGGCGATCTGGCGCCGAGGCTGGCCAACCTGGCCCTTGCCGCGGCCTTCCGCGTAAGCGGCAAACTGCTCGGCCGGACCACGGGCTGGCTCGGACTCTTCGAAAAGACGCGCTGA
- a CDS encoding glycosyltransferase family protein encodes MIDPSTFNILMYSHDTYGLGHIRRTMAIAAQLRRPNVNILILTGSPIVGRFDIPEQIDFVRVPGMIKQANDQYIPYTIKIDPEHALQIRQSIIRATAKAFKPQLFIVDKAPRGLNSEIMPTLRMLRREAPYCRTVLGLRDIMDDAASTVEDWKSKDIYSVLDKYYSEIWVYGDQKLYDPIIEYQIPEHISKKIVFTGYIPRLAKHGTDMRKEQHVNCKERLVVVTTGGGGDGYAVLDTYLRMLEETPPTMPMRTVMVSGPFMAKSERVAVACRAKKLGVKFYHFSRQMENFIAAADLVVSMGGYNTVCEILSQHKVSLIIPRETPRREQRIRAEVMKKHSLMDFIPWNDLSPERMRDKLEELLNNIEPCRSAVNDFALSGLEVMRERLAKFQAEQQ; translated from the coding sequence ATGATCGACCCCAGCACCTTCAACATCCTGATGTATTCCCACGACACGTACGGGCTGGGACACATCCGGCGGACCATGGCCATCGCGGCCCAACTCCGCCGCCCGAACGTGAACATCCTCATCCTTACGGGCTCGCCCATCGTCGGCCGCTTCGACATCCCGGAGCAGATCGATTTCGTGCGGGTTCCGGGGATGATAAAGCAGGCGAACGACCAGTACATCCCGTACACCATCAAGATCGATCCCGAACACGCGCTGCAGATCCGCCAGAGCATCATCAGGGCCACCGCCAAGGCCTTCAAGCCCCAGCTCTTCATCGTGGACAAGGCGCCGCGCGGCCTGAACTCCGAGATCATGCCCACGCTCAGGATGCTCAGACGGGAAGCCCCCTACTGCCGCACCGTGCTCGGTCTGCGCGACATCATGGACGACGCGGCGAGCACGGTGGAGGACTGGAAGAGCAAGGACATCTATTCCGTGCTCGACAAGTACTACTCCGAGATATGGGTCTACGGCGACCAGAAGCTTTACGACCCCATAATCGAGTACCAGATCCCCGAGCACATCAGCAAAAAAATCGTCTTCACCGGCTATATCCCCCGCCTGGCCAAGCACGGCACGGACATGCGCAAGGAGCAGCACGTCAACTGCAAGGAGCGCCTGGTGGTCGTGACCACGGGCGGCGGCGGCGACGGCTACGCCGTGCTCGACACGTACCTGCGCATGCTCGAGGAGACGCCGCCGACGATGCCCATGCGCACGGTCATGGTCTCCGGGCCCTTCATGGCCAAGTCCGAACGGGTCGCCGTGGCCTGCCGCGCCAAAAAGCTGGGCGTGAAGTTCTACCACTTCAGCCGCCAGATGGAGAACTTCATCGCCGCGGCCGACCTTGTGGTGAGCATGGGCGGCTACAACACGGTCTGCGAAATCCTCTCCCAGCACAAGGTTTCGCTGATCATCCCACGCGAGACGCCCAGACGCGAGCAGCGCATCCGCGCCGAAGTCATGAAGAAACACTCCCTCATGGACTTCATCCCCTGGAACGATCTCTCTCCCGAACGCATGCGCGACAAGCTCGAGGAACTCCTGAACAACATCGAGCCCTGCCGCTCCGCAGTCAACGACTTCGCCCTGAGCGGCCTCGAGGTCATGCGCGAGCGCCTGGCGAAATTCCAAGCCGAACAGCAATGA
- a CDS encoding glycosyltransferase encodes MTPENAPVLGMVLKGYPRISETFIANEIRLLEGRGFTIRIISMRKPREAFCHESVKEIRAEVDYLPSELSGNWGRILRANWRAARLYPKGYRKAVGHTVRRFMRSRRMASIKHLLQAGVIAGEILPHAGIGHLHAHFAHSPASVASLAACIGGLPFSFTGHAKDIWTQNPESLQEKIAEASFVVTCTGHNHEYLDSLNELRRPLYRVYHGIDLGLFTPGEERGTPEPPYRILSIARFTAKKGLPTVLRALRRLADQGLAFDYCLIGDGDDRAAILGQLDELGLTERTQWLGTQTHEEVLRQFERADCFALGCEVADNGDRDGIPNVLVESMAMNVPVVATTVSGIPELVEDGVSGLLVEPGDDEAMAAAILKSLTDADFRARSTQAARETVRQHFDARECIVELADIWTKHLA; translated from the coding sequence ATGACCCCAGAAAACGCTCCGGTTCTGGGCATGGTCCTGAAGGGCTATCCCAGGATATCGGAAACATTCATCGCCAACGAGATCAGGCTCCTCGAGGGGCGCGGCTTCACCATCCGCATCATCTCCATGCGCAAGCCCCGCGAGGCCTTCTGCCACGAGTCCGTCAAGGAGATCCGGGCGGAGGTGGACTACCTGCCTTCGGAGCTTTCGGGCAACTGGGGCCGCATCCTTCGCGCCAACTGGCGGGCCGCGCGCCTTTACCCGAAAGGCTACCGCAAGGCCGTGGGCCATACCGTGCGCCGCTTCATGCGCTCGCGCCGCATGGCCAGCATCAAGCACCTGCTCCAGGCCGGAGTGATCGCGGGCGAGATCCTGCCGCACGCAGGCATCGGGCACCTGCACGCCCATTTCGCCCATTCCCCGGCCTCCGTGGCCTCGCTCGCGGCCTGCATCGGCGGCCTGCCCTTCAGCTTCACCGGCCACGCCAAGGACATCTGGACGCAGAATCCGGAGAGCCTGCAGGAAAAGATAGCCGAGGCCTCGTTCGTGGTCACCTGCACCGGTCACAACCACGAATACCTCGACTCCCTGAACGAGCTCAGGCGCCCGCTGTACCGCGTCTATCACGGCATCGACCTGGGACTTTTCACACCCGGCGAGGAGCGTGGCACGCCCGAGCCGCCCTACCGCATCCTTTCCATCGCCCGCTTCACCGCCAAGAAGGGATTGCCCACGGTCCTGCGCGCCCTGCGCCGCCTGGCCGACCAGGGGCTGGCCTTCGACTACTGCCTGATCGGTGACGGCGACGACCGCGCCGCGATCCTCGGCCAGCTCGACGAACTCGGGCTGACCGAGCGCACGCAGTGGCTCGGCACGCAGACCCACGAGGAGGTCCTGCGCCAGTTCGAGCGCGCCGACTGCTTCGCCCTGGGCTGCGAGGTGGCGGACAACGGCGACCGGGACGGCATCCCGAACGTGCTCGTGGAAAGCATGGCCATGAACGTGCCCGTGGTCGCCACCACCGTCTCCGGCATCCCGGAGCTGGTCGAAGACGGCGTCTCCGGCCTGCTCGTGGAGCCCGGAGACGACGAGGCCATGGCCGCCGCCATCCTGAAGAGCCTCACGGACGCCGATTTCCGCGCCCGTTCTACGCAGGCGGCACGGGAGACGGTCAGGCAGCATTTCGACGCGCGGGAGTGCATCGTGGAGCTCGCCGACATCTGGACCAAACACCTGGCCTGA
- a CDS encoding glycosyltransferase family 4 protein: MRIAFYMPFKSLDAPNPSGDLVIGRGIHDFLLAKGHDVRLVSRLRTRYIFWKPWKWASAAMERQRTKTLCREFGAELWLTYHAYWKAPDVLGPSCSRALGIPYAVVQASYATKYRKRLLTRPGFSLSRDSLLAADAVVANKRRDFVNVGRLVEPARLSYVPVGIRPAEFTRDEAERTRLRAEWGAAGERPVVLCAAMFRSDVKTRGLLSTIAACARLAEEGRDFLLVIAGDGPERARVEAAVRALPEGRVRLLGLVPRKEMASVYSAADIFAFPGINEALGMAFLEAQSCGLPVVALKGWGVTEAVADNETGLLVPPAEQGAFARAIARLLDDAELRNRLGAAGAARVRETFDQERNYGRIETILAGLAARRDDCRAGSAR; this comes from the coding sequence ATGCGCATAGCCTTCTACATGCCCTTCAAGTCACTGGATGCCCCGAATCCCTCGGGAGATCTCGTCATCGGCCGGGGAATCCACGACTTTCTGCTCGCCAAAGGCCACGACGTGAGGCTCGTCAGCCGCCTGCGCACCCGCTACATCTTCTGGAAACCCTGGAAATGGGCCTCGGCGGCCATGGAGCGTCAGCGTACAAAGACGCTCTGCCGGGAGTTCGGGGCCGAGCTGTGGCTGACCTACCATGCCTACTGGAAGGCCCCGGACGTGCTCGGCCCGTCCTGCTCCCGCGCGCTCGGCATCCCCTACGCCGTGGTCCAGGCCTCCTACGCCACCAAGTACCGCAAGCGGCTGCTCACCCGGCCAGGCTTCTCGCTCAGCCGCGATTCCCTGCTCGCGGCCGACGCCGTGGTGGCCAACAAGCGGCGCGACTTCGTGAACGTAGGCAGGCTCGTGGAGCCCGCCCGCCTTTCCTACGTCCCGGTGGGCATCCGCCCCGCGGAATTCACCCGCGACGAGGCGGAGCGCACCCGCCTGCGCGCGGAATGGGGAGCGGCCGGGGAGCGCCCCGTGGTGCTCTGCGCGGCCATGTTCCGCTCCGACGTGAAGACACGTGGCCTGCTCTCGACCATCGCGGCCTGTGCCAGGCTGGCGGAGGAAGGACGCGACTTCCTCCTCGTCATCGCGGGCGACGGCCCGGAGCGAGCCCGCGTCGAGGCCGCCGTCCGCGCCCTGCCCGAGGGAAGGGTGCGCCTGCTCGGCCTCGTGCCGCGCAAGGAGATGGCCTCGGTCTACTCCGCCGCTGACATCTTCGCCTTCCCAGGCATCAACGAGGCCCTGGGCATGGCATTCCTCGAGGCCCAGTCATGCGGACTGCCCGTGGTCGCCCTCAAGGGATGGGGCGTGACCGAGGCGGTGGCCGACAACGAAACCGGGCTGCTCGTGCCGCCCGCGGAGCAGGGAGCCTTCGCAAGGGCCATCGCGCGCCTGCTGGACGACGCCGAGCTCCGCAACCGCCTCGGCGCCGCCGGCGCGGCCAGGGTGCGCGAGACCTTCGACCAGGAGCGCAACTACGGGCGCATCGAGACCATCCTGGCCGGACTCGCGGCCCGGCGTGACGACTGCCGCGCCGGGAGCGCCCGATGA
- a CDS encoding histidine phosphatase family protein gives MSAMPPTRFLLLRHGETLWNQEHRIQGQLETPLAPEGEAQARRWGVRLADEGASRILASDLGRAVATAEILNQRLKVPLATDFRLREQDWGQWSGLTLDTLERDKGGELAALAAKGWDFRPPGGESRREVLARMLAALEDAAGTFPGQRILVVSHLGAIKCLTYHLLGRDFQASDSKPKLLARRALHRIAWNGKDFAVESLNEEL, from the coding sequence ATGAGCGCGATGCCTCCTACCCGTTTTCTTCTCCTGCGGCACGGGGAGACGCTCTGGAACCAGGAGCACCGCATCCAGGGCCAGCTCGAGACGCCGCTTGCGCCCGAGGGCGAGGCCCAGGCCAGACGCTGGGGCGTGCGCCTGGCGGACGAAGGCGCCTCCCGCATCCTGGCGAGCGATCTGGGGCGGGCCGTGGCCACCGCCGAGATCCTCAACCAACGCTTGAAGGTTCCATTGGCCACGGACTTCAGGCTGCGCGAACAAGACTGGGGACAATGGTCCGGCTTGACGCTGGACACGCTCGAGCGGGACAAGGGGGGCGAACTCGCGGCGTTGGCCGCCAAGGGATGGGACTTCAGGCCGCCGGGCGGGGAATCGCGCCGGGAGGTGCTCGCCAGGATGCTGGCCGCGCTCGAGGATGCCGCCGGAACGTTTCCCGGCCAGCGCATCCTGGTGGTGAGCCACCTGGGAGCGATCAAGTGCCTGACCTACCACCTGCTCGGCCGGGATTTCCAGGCCTCGGACTCCAAGCCGAAGCTGCTCGCACGCCGCGCCCTGCACCGAATCGCCTGGAACGGCAAGGATTTCGCCGTCGAGAGCCTGAACGAAGAGCTGTAG
- a CDS encoding glycosyltransferase family protein, which translates to MKVVFYSQHVLGVGHFFRSLTLAAGLAPDEVVLVSGGRQAPELKLPQNVREVHLPSLSMDAAFRGLHTEDGADVEVIKAARRDMLLGVLERERPDVFLIELFPFGRKKFRFELEPALEACRAAGPNGPAVVCSLRDILVEREDMQKYEHRVLATLEKWFDLVLVHADQDVQCLDETFPRTSEIPVPVAYTGFVAERPAPGARERGRAAAGLGPAEKLVVASAGGGQVGFPLLNAAVEAFGLLADRPDYRLRVLTGPFMPEIEFARLKARASDLPNVQVQRFEERFLDLLAAADLSISQAGYNTSMNVLAAKVPALVLPFDANTEQARRAAKLEKLGALAVIGGHELFPQGLVARICEVLTKHPFAPSRQVNLDGAANSAILLRRLVGKDSAQKPGKARR; encoded by the coding sequence ATGAAAGTCGTCTTCTACAGCCAGCACGTCCTCGGCGTCGGGCACTTCTTCCGCTCCCTGACCCTGGCCGCGGGGCTCGCCCCGGACGAGGTCGTCCTGGTCAGCGGAGGCAGGCAGGCGCCGGAGCTGAAGCTGCCGCAGAACGTGCGCGAGGTGCACCTCCCCTCCCTGTCCATGGACGCGGCCTTCAGGGGACTGCACACCGAGGACGGGGCCGACGTGGAAGTGATCAAGGCGGCTCGCCGCGACATGCTGCTCGGCGTGCTCGAACGCGAGCGTCCGGACGTCTTCCTCATCGAGCTCTTCCCCTTCGGCCGCAAGAAGTTCCGCTTCGAGCTCGAGCCTGCGCTCGAAGCCTGCCGCGCGGCCGGTCCGAACGGACCGGCCGTGGTCTGCTCCCTGCGCGACATCCTGGTCGAGCGCGAGGACATGCAGAAGTACGAGCATCGCGTCCTCGCGACCCTGGAGAAATGGTTCGACCTGGTCCTGGTGCACGCCGACCAGGACGTGCAGTGCCTGGACGAGACCTTTCCCCGCACTTCCGAGATCCCGGTGCCGGTGGCCTACACCGGCTTCGTGGCCGAACGCCCGGCGCCCGGCGCACGCGAACGCGGACGCGCGGCGGCAGGACTCGGCCCCGCGGAAAAGCTGGTGGTGGCGAGCGCGGGCGGGGGGCAGGTCGGCTTTCCCCTGCTGAACGCGGCAGTGGAGGCCTTCGGCCTTCTCGCCGACCGGCCGGACTACCGCCTGCGCGTGCTCACCGGCCCCTTCATGCCGGAGATAGAATTCGCCCGGCTGAAGGCGCGGGCGAGCGATCTTCCGAACGTCCAGGTGCAACGCTTCGAGGAACGCTTCCTCGACCTCCTGGCCGCGGCCGACCTGTCCATCAGCCAGGCCGGGTACAACACCAGCATGAACGTGCTCGCGGCCAAGGTCCCGGCCCTGGTCCTGCCCTTCGACGCCAACACGGAGCAGGCGAGGCGGGCGGCCAAGCTCGAGAAGCTCGGCGCCCTGGCGGTGATCGGAGGCCACGAACTCTTCCCCCAGGGCCTCGTCGCGCGCATCTGCGAGGTGCTGACCAAGCACCCCTTCGCTCCCTCCCGTCAGGTCAACCTGGACGGAGCCGCCAACTCGGCCATCCTTTTGCGCCGCCTGGTCGGCAAGGACAGCGCGCAGAAGCCGGGGAAGGCCCGCCGGTGA
- a CDS encoding polysaccharide deacetylase family protein: MNYAPSALWRTPPPDFGARLSALLAAGLGRGPLRVYCRADDVGMGGTAFCEMITCFARHKVPLALAVVPSWLPLGLSRLGRDMDFADPLWSLHQHGYRHASTARSGKKMEFGPDMPGDAKRRLLAAGRDMLRRAFGGRFVPLFTPPWNRCDQTTMEILRELGFAGTSRWQGALPAVPSGLRELPVNVDLHIRKEADPEAQLCGLLAEMRGALSLGYLGLMLHHQRQTGASLEFLNLLLGRLAASGNVRFVDARTALAASR, encoded by the coding sequence GTGAACTACGCCCCGAGCGCCCTCTGGCGGACGCCCCCTCCGGACTTCGGAGCCCGGCTTTCGGCCCTGCTTGCGGCAGGCCTCGGACGAGGCCCCCTGCGCGTCTACTGCCGTGCGGACGACGTCGGCATGGGCGGCACCGCCTTCTGCGAGATGATCACATGCTTCGCCCGCCACAAGGTGCCTCTGGCCCTGGCCGTGGTGCCCTCCTGGCTGCCGCTCGGCCTCTCCCGCCTCGGCCGCGACATGGACTTCGCCGATCCCCTGTGGAGCCTCCACCAGCATGGGTATCGCCACGCCAGCACGGCGCGCTCGGGCAAGAAGATGGAATTCGGGCCGGACATGCCGGGCGACGCCAAGCGCCGTCTGCTCGCGGCTGGCCGCGACATGCTGCGCCGCGCCTTCGGCGGCCGTTTCGTGCCCCTGTTCACGCCGCCGTGGAACCGCTGCGACCAGACGACCATGGAGATACTCCGTGAGCTCGGCTTCGCGGGCACCTCGCGCTGGCAGGGGGCCCTGCCCGCAGTTCCGTCCGGCCTGCGCGAACTGCCGGTGAACGTGGACCTGCACATCAGGAAGGAGGCCGACCCCGAGGCGCAGCTCTGCGGTCTGCTCGCCGAAATGCGCGGCGCCTTGTCGCTCGGCTACCTGGGGCTCATGCTCCACCACCAGCGCCAGACAGGCGCCTCGCTGGAATTCCTGAACCTTTTGCTGGGTCGGCTCGCCGCCTCCGGGAACGTGCGCTTCGTGGACGCGCGGACAGCTCTCGCGGCCAGCCGGTAA
- a CDS encoding ABC transporter permease: protein MVRTDILDRKPPESGGDIRGQVVLPFRKALQISFESLQVRFLRNCVTVTTLILAVAFLGFTLVSADIATGILRSNVPGSRQMLVRAGFDLAAGAMNVGATAKDRWIIILSLLVCAVGIVNAQLMSVTERFREIGTMKCLGALDSFILRLFLIEAALQGLAGALLGGLLGTLTALLVGLVRFGPSAVAHTSPMDALLSLLAAAGVGLLLSMLGVLYPAVVAARMQPVEAMRAEE from the coding sequence ATGGTCAGGACCGATATTCTTGACCGCAAGCCCCCGGAATCCGGGGGAGATATCCGAGGGCAGGTCGTTCTGCCCTTCCGCAAGGCCCTGCAGATCAGCTTCGAGAGCCTGCAGGTGCGCTTCCTGCGCAACTGCGTCACGGTCACGACCCTGATCCTCGCGGTCGCGTTCCTGGGCTTCACCCTCGTCTCCGCCGACATCGCCACGGGCATCCTGCGCTCCAACGTCCCCGGAAGCCGCCAGATGCTCGTCCGGGCGGGCTTCGATCTGGCCGCTGGGGCCATGAACGTCGGGGCCACGGCCAAGGACCGCTGGATCATCATCCTCTCCCTGCTGGTCTGCGCCGTGGGCATCGTCAACGCGCAACTCATGTCCGTGACCGAGCGCTTCCGCGAGATAGGCACCATGAAATGCCTGGGCGCGCTGGACAGCTTCATCCTGCGTCTGTTCCTGATCGAGGCCGCCCTGCAGGGGCTGGCCGGGGCGCTCCTCGGCGGCCTGCTCGGCACGCTGACGGCCCTGCTCGTCGGCCTCGTGCGCTTCGGCCCTTCGGCCGTGGCCCACACCTCGCCGATGGACGCGCTGCTCTCGCTGCTCGCGGCGGCCGGGGTGGGCCTGCTTCTGTCCATGCTGGGCGTGCTCTATCCGGCCGTGGTGGCGGCGCGCATGCAACCCGTAGAGGCCATGCGGGCCGAGGAGTAG